The Pseudomonadota bacterium genome has a segment encoding these proteins:
- a CDS encoding TRAP transporter small permease, which translates to MNDFINKLNKFEEGCAAFALIGIAFLTFVETVLRYTVSYTFPWFGEAANYTIIFSTYLGASIGVKYGTHFSMEALTEYCPDRVSHLLKTMAYFISAVMAVLFVYYGFKHLLTLKSFGVKSPAMQIPMFIPYIPIPLFSITIAFRFFALSYRHFKSFLRDEPFERVRKKQ; encoded by the coding sequence ATGAACGATTTTATCAATAAACTGAACAAGTTCGAGGAAGGATGCGCTGCTTTTGCGCTTATCGGGATAGCCTTTCTCACTTTTGTGGAAACTGTCTTAAGGTACACAGTGTCTTATACGTTCCCGTGGTTTGGCGAGGCAGCAAATTATACGATTATTTTTTCAACCTATCTCGGGGCATCCATCGGGGTAAAGTACGGTACGCATTTTTCCATGGAAGCATTGACGGAATACTGCCCGGACAGGGTCAGCCATCTTCTTAAAACAATGGCATATTTTATCTCGGCTGTTATGGCCGTACTTTTTGTGTATTACGGGTTCAAGCACCTTCTCACTCTCAAGTCGTTCGGGGTAAAAAGTCCTGCCATGCAGATTCCCATGTTTATACCTTATATACCGATTCCTCTTTTCTCGATAACAATAGCCTTCAGGTTTTTTGCATTATCTTACAGGCATTTCAAAAGTTTCTTAAGGGATGAACCCTTTGAAAGGGTCAGGAAAAAACAATAG